In the genome of Mycobacterium kansasii ATCC 12478, one region contains:
- a CDS encoding type I polyketide synthase, with protein sequence MTSLAERAAQLSPNARAALARELVRAGTAFPTDIAEPIAVVGVGCRFPGNVTGPESFWQLLVDGVDTIGEVPPDRWDADAFYDPDPSAPGCMTTKWGGFVSDVDAFDADFFGITPREAVAMDPQHRMLLEVAWEALEHAGIQPDSLSGSRTGVMMGLSSWDYTIVNIERRADIDAYLSTGTPHCAAVGRISYLLGLRGPAVAVDTACSSSLVAIHLACQSLRLRETDVALAGGVQLTLSPFTAIALSKWSALSPTGRCNSFDANADGFVRGEGCGVVVLKRLADALHDRDRVLAVVRGSATNQDGRSNGMTAPNALAQRDVIASALRLADVTADSVHYVETHGTGTILGDPIEFESLATTYGLGKGQSESACALGSVKTNIGHLEAAAGVAGFIKAVLAVERGQIPRNLHFTRWNPAIDASATRLFVPTETSPWPAASGPRRAAVSSFGLSGTNAHVVLEQPPGQAPSPAVEASPVTTVTVSGKTAQRVAAVAAALADWMSGPGAAVSLADVAHTMNQHRARHAKVATVVARDRAEAVAGLRALAAGQPRVGVVGCDQRAGGPGRVFVYSGQGSQWAGMGRQLLADEPAFAKAVAELEPVFVAQVGFSLQQTLSAGDEVVGIDRIQPVLVGMQLALTELWRSYGVTPDAVIGHSMGEVAAAVVAGALTAEQGLQVIATRSRLMARLSGQGAMALLELDADATESLIADYPQVTLAVYASPRQSVIAGPPEAVDAIIAVVAAQNRLARRVEVDVASHHPIIDPILPELRSELADLAPQPPRIPIITTTHPCEAHSHPVMDADYWSANLRNPVRFHQAIRVAAAAEHHGCRAFIEMSPHPVLTHAITETLEGAGDQIVTGTMNRDQDQTLFFHTQLATVGATTPDDTSGRLVDVPATPWQHSRFWVTDRSAMSELAATHPLLGAHIEMPSGGTHVWQADVGTDVSPWLADHKVFGQPIMPAAGFAEIALAAGAEALGLSADTIGINQFEVEQMLPLDNHTQLTTQLIRNGDSQIRVEIYSRSPNGDFRRHATARVEQAAPDAARTRPVLHRSSTAATVSPADFYALLRQTGQHHGPAFAALSRISRLSDGSAETEITLPDEAPRHPGYRLHPSMLDAALQSLGAAIPDDEVAGSAEASYLPVSFDKVRVYRDIGRHLTCRAQLANLDGGAGKLGNVALIDDAGQVAAEIDGIYLRRVERRAVPLPLPQKIFDAEWIEGPIAVEAGPGAGCETAPGSWLVLTDATADSRIRLMADQFVERWRSPVRRVLTADLGDEPAVLAAFAETAGDPDHPPVGLVVFAGGASSGLDDGLVAARDRVWSITTVVRAVVGTWHGRSPRLWLITGGGLAVHDGEPGAPATASLKGLVRALAFEHPDMRATLVDLDGTPDPLAALTAELQASGNDDVIAWRGDRRFVERLSRATLDAQAGHPVVRPGASYVVTGGLGGLGLVVAKWLVDRGAGRVVLNGRSDPTDDQRKVLAALESRADIVVVRGDVAAPGVAESLIEAAGRSGAQLRGVVHAAAVIEDSLVFSMSRDTLERVWEPKAAGALRLHHAAEGCQLDWWLGFSSVASLLGSPGQAAYACASAWLDALVTWRRASGLPAAVINWGPWSEVGVAQALVGSVLDTITPAEGIEALDSLLAAGRARTGVARLRADRALIAFPEIRGISYFTRVVEELDSAGDLGDWAGPDALADLDAGEAQRVVTERMRARIAAVMGYADRSAVDPAVPLTELGLDSLMAVRIRNGARADFGVEPPVALILQGASLHDLTVDLMRQLGLSGPDQVTENLENTAVVRARAQERAAARRGAAIRRRPTPPKPQVHGGQEL encoded by the coding sequence ATGACGAGCCTGGCCGAGCGCGCGGCGCAACTGTCACCGAACGCCCGGGCCGCCTTGGCGCGCGAGCTCGTGCGCGCCGGGACGGCCTTCCCCACCGACATCGCCGAGCCGATCGCGGTGGTGGGCGTCGGCTGCCGCTTCCCCGGGAATGTGACTGGGCCGGAAAGCTTCTGGCAGCTCCTGGTCGACGGTGTGGACACGATCGGCGAGGTGCCGCCGGATCGGTGGGATGCGGACGCGTTCTACGACCCCGACCCGTCGGCGCCCGGATGCATGACGACGAAGTGGGGCGGTTTCGTTTCCGACGTCGACGCTTTCGACGCCGACTTCTTCGGCATCACGCCCCGCGAAGCCGTGGCAATGGACCCGCAGCATCGGATGCTGCTCGAGGTTGCCTGGGAAGCACTCGAACACGCCGGTATCCAACCGGATTCCCTCAGCGGCAGCCGAACCGGCGTGATGATGGGGCTGTCGTCGTGGGACTACACGATTGTCAACATCGAACGCCGAGCCGATATCGACGCCTACCTGAGCACCGGAACCCCGCATTGCGCGGCGGTCGGCCGGATCTCCTACCTGCTGGGATTGCGCGGCCCGGCGGTCGCCGTGGACACCGCGTGCTCGTCGTCACTGGTGGCGATCCACCTGGCCTGTCAGAGCCTGCGGCTGCGCGAGACCGACGTCGCGCTGGCCGGCGGCGTGCAACTCACCTTGTCGCCGTTCACCGCGATCGCGCTGTCCAAGTGGTCGGCGCTGTCGCCGACCGGTCGCTGCAACAGCTTCGACGCCAACGCCGACGGATTCGTGCGCGGCGAGGGCTGCGGTGTGGTGGTGCTCAAACGGTTGGCCGACGCGCTGCACGACCGGGACCGGGTACTGGCGGTAGTCCGAGGTTCGGCAACCAACCAGGACGGCCGCTCCAACGGCATGACCGCACCCAACGCGCTGGCCCAGCGCGACGTGATCGCCTCGGCGCTGCGACTCGCCGACGTCACCGCCGACAGCGTCCATTATGTCGAAACACACGGCACCGGAACAATATTGGGCGATCCCATCGAGTTCGAGTCGCTGGCGACCACGTATGGCCTTGGTAAAGGCCAGAGCGAGAGCGCGTGCGCGTTGGGCTCGGTCAAGACCAACATCGGCCACCTGGAGGCCGCCGCCGGGGTGGCCGGATTCATCAAGGCGGTACTGGCCGTCGAGCGCGGACAAATTCCGCGCAATCTGCACTTCACCCGGTGGAACCCCGCCATCGACGCGTCGGCGACCCGGCTGTTCGTGCCGACCGAAACCAGCCCGTGGCCCGCGGCATCCGGACCGCGCCGCGCCGCGGTGTCGTCGTTCGGCCTGAGCGGGACCAACGCACACGTGGTGCTCGAACAACCCCCGGGCCAGGCACCATCGCCGGCTGTCGAAGCATCCCCCGTCACGACCGTGACGGTGTCGGGCAAGACGGCGCAACGCGTGGCCGCCGTGGCCGCGGCGCTGGCCGACTGGATGTCCGGGCCGGGCGCGGCCGTATCGCTTGCCGACGTGGCGCACACCATGAACCAGCACCGGGCCCGGCATGCCAAGGTCGCCACCGTGGTCGCGCGGGACCGCGCGGAGGCGGTCGCGGGCTTGCGGGCGCTGGCGGCGGGGCAGCCCCGGGTGGGTGTGGTGGGCTGTGATCAGCGTGCTGGTGGGCCGGGGCGGGTATTCGTGTACTCGGGTCAGGGTTCGCAGTGGGCCGGGATGGGCCGCCAGTTGCTGGCCGACGAACCGGCGTTCGCCAAGGCGGTGGCCGAGCTGGAGCCGGTATTCGTTGCCCAGGTTGGCTTTTCGTTACAGCAGACGCTTTCCGCGGGCGACGAGGTAGTGGGCATCGACCGCATCCAGCCGGTGTTGGTCGGGATGCAGCTGGCCCTGACCGAGTTGTGGCGGTCCTACGGCGTGACACCCGATGCGGTGATCGGGCATTCGATGGGTGAGGTGGCGGCGGCGGTCGTAGCCGGGGCGTTGACAGCCGAGCAGGGCTTGCAGGTGATCGCCACCCGGTCGCGGTTGATGGCCCGGCTGTCGGGTCAGGGCGCGATGGCGCTGCTCGAACTCGATGCCGATGCCACCGAGTCGCTGATCGCCGACTATCCGCAAGTGACGCTGGCGGTGTATGCATCGCCGCGTCAGTCGGTGATCGCCGGGCCCCCGGAGGCGGTGGATGCGATAATCGCTGTCGTTGCCGCACAGAATCGGCTGGCCCGACGCGTCGAGGTCGACGTGGCCTCCCATCACCCGATCATCGATCCGATCCTGCCCGAATTGCGAAGCGAGCTAGCGGATTTGGCCCCGCAGCCGCCGCGCATCCCGATCATCACGACCACTCACCCCTGTGAAGCGCATTCGCACCCGGTGATGGATGCCGACTACTGGTCGGCCAACCTGCGCAACCCGGTGCGGTTCCACCAGGCCATTAGAGTCGCAGCCGCCGCCGAGCACCATGGCTGCCGTGCCTTCATCGAGATGAGCCCGCACCCGGTGCTCACCCATGCCATCACCGAAACCCTGGAGGGGGCCGGTGACCAGATCGTCACGGGGACAATGAACCGCGACCAAGACCAAACCCTGTTCTTCCACACCCAACTCGCCACAGTCGGGGCGACCACCCCGGACGACACCAGCGGGCGCCTGGTGGACGTACCGGCCACACCCTGGCAGCACAGTAGATTCTGGGTCACGGATCGATCCGCGATGTCGGAACTGGCCGCCACCCATCCGTTGTTGGGCGCGCACATCGAGATGCCCAGCGGCGGAACCCACGTCTGGCAGGCCGACGTCGGCACCGACGTATCTCCCTGGCTGGCCGATCACAAGGTGTTCGGCCAACCGATCATGCCGGCCGCGGGGTTCGCCGAGATCGCGTTGGCCGCGGGTGCCGAAGCGCTCGGCTTATCCGCCGACACGATCGGCATCAACCAGTTCGAGGTCGAGCAGATGCTGCCCCTCGACAACCACACCCAGCTGACCACCCAGTTGATTCGCAATGGGGACAGCCAGATTCGGGTCGAAATCTATTCCCGCTCGCCCAACGGCGACTTCCGCCGGCACGCCACGGCCAGGGTCGAACAGGCTGCGCCCGACGCCGCGCGCACCCGCCCAGTGCTTCATCGTTCTTCCACCGCGGCAACCGTGTCGCCCGCCGATTTCTATGCCCTGCTCCGCCAGACCGGTCAACACCACGGTCCCGCTTTCGCCGCGCTGAGCCGAATATCGCGTTTGTCCGACGGTTCCGCCGAAACCGAGATCACCCTTCCCGACGAGGCTCCGCGGCACCCCGGATACCGGCTTCATCCGTCCATGCTGGATGCGGCCCTGCAAAGCCTGGGTGCCGCAATACCCGACGATGAGGTCGCGGGGTCAGCCGAAGCCAGCTATCTGCCGGTGTCCTTCGACAAGGTTCGGGTCTACCGCGACATCGGCCGCCACCTCACGTGTCGCGCCCAGCTGGCCAACCTCGACGGCGGCGCCGGCAAGCTGGGCAACGTCGCCTTGATCGACGACGCCGGGCAGGTAGCGGCCGAAATCGACGGCATCTACCTGCGACGGGTCGAGCGCCGGGCGGTGCCACTGCCGTTGCCGCAGAAGATCTTCGACGCCGAATGGATCGAAGGCCCGATCGCGGTCGAGGCCGGGCCCGGGGCGGGATGCGAGACCGCACCCGGCAGTTGGCTGGTGCTCACCGACGCGACCGCGGATAGCCGAATCCGGCTGATGGCCGATCAGTTCGTCGAGCGGTGGCGTTCGCCGGTGCGGCGGGTGCTCACCGCCGATCTCGGCGACGAACCGGCGGTGCTGGCCGCATTCGCGGAAACGGCAGGCGATCCGGACCATCCGCCCGTCGGCCTGGTCGTTTTCGCCGGCGGCGCTTCCAGCGGATTGGACGACGGACTGGTCGCGGCGCGAGACCGGGTGTGGTCGATCACGACTGTGGTTCGAGCAGTCGTGGGCACCTGGCATGGCCGATCACCGCGGCTGTGGCTGATCACCGGAGGCGGGCTGGCCGTTCACGACGGCGAGCCGGGAGCCCCCGCAACGGCATCCTTGAAGGGTCTGGTGCGCGCACTGGCCTTCGAGCATCCGGACATGCGCGCCACCCTGGTCGATCTGGACGGCACTCCAGACCCGCTCGCCGCGCTGACCGCCGAACTGCAGGCCTCGGGCAACGACGATGTGATCGCCTGGCGGGGCGACCGCAGATTCGTCGAACGCCTGTCGCGCGCCACTCTCGATGCACAAGCGGGTCATCCGGTCGTCCGTCCCGGAGCCTCGTACGTCGTCACCGGTGGTCTCGGCGGACTCGGGTTGGTGGTCGCGAAGTGGCTGGTGGACCGCGGCGCCGGCCGAGTGGTGCTCAATGGCCGCAGCGATCCCACCGACGACCAGCGCAAGGTCTTGGCCGCATTGGAATCCCGCGCCGACATCGTGGTCGTCCGGGGCGACGTCGCGGCGCCTGGCGTGGCCGAAAGCCTCATCGAGGCAGCAGGACGATCGGGAGCTCAATTGCGCGGTGTGGTGCACGCCGCCGCGGTCATCGAAGACAGCCTGGTGTTCTCCATGAGCAGGGACACCCTCGAGCGGGTATGGGAACCCAAGGCGGCCGGAGCGCTGCGGCTGCACCATGCCGCCGAGGGCTGTCAGCTCGACTGGTGGCTCGGATTCTCCTCCGTCGCTTCACTATTGGGCTCCCCCGGCCAAGCAGCCTACGCCTGCGCCAGTGCCTGGCTCGACGCACTGGTCACCTGGCGCCGAGCGTCCGGTCTGCCAGCGGCGGTGATCAACTGGGGGCCGTGGTCGGAAGTGGGCGTCGCGCAAGCCCTGGTCGGCAGTGTCCTTGACACCATCACCCCGGCGGAGGGCATCGAGGCTCTGGATTCGCTACTGGCCGCCGGCCGGGCCCGCACCGGTGTCGCGCGGCTGCGTGCCGACCGGGCTCTGATCGCGTTCCCGGAGATCCGCGGCATCAGCTACTTCACCCGGGTGGTCGAGGAGCTGGACTCGGCGGGCGATCTCGGCGATTGGGCCGGACCCGACGCCCTTGCCGACCTCGACGCGGGCGAGGCCCAGCGCGTGGTGACCGAGCGGATGCGCGCGCGGATTGCGGCGGTGATGGGCTACGCTGACCGGTCGGCAGTCGATCCCGCCGTACCGCTGACTGAGCTGGGTCTTGACTCTCTGATGGCGGTGCGGATCCGCAACGGCGCGCGGGCCGACTTCGGCGTGGAACCGCCGGTGGCACTGATCCTGCAAGGGGCGTCCCTGCACGACCTGACCGTCGACCTGATGCGCCAACTCGGGCTCTCGGGCCCCGACCAGGTAACCGAAAACCTGGAAAACACCGCCGTTGTTCGCGCCCGGGCGCAGGAGCGCGCGGCAGCGCGACGTGGAGCCGCGATACGGCGGCGGCCGACACCCCCCAAACCTCAAGTACACGGAGGACAAGAACTGTGA